The genomic segment GGAAACCGGCCGACCAATTCGATCCTCTTCCCCAAACTGACGCCGCACGTGTTGGGCAGCCTGATCGCCATGTATGAGCACAAGATTTTCGTCCAGGGCATCATCTGGGGAATCAACTCCTTTGACCAATGGGGCGTAGAATTGGGCAAGGAGCTGGCCAAGGCGATTTTGCCCGAACTGCCAGGAGCCGCGCCTGTCTCCGCCCACGATGTTTCCACGAATGGGTTGATCAACGCATACAAGGCGATGCGGGGAAGCGCATGACGGCACAGTTCCCGACAGGGTCTCCGGAGGCATTGCCCATCCAGCACCAATACGCCCAAGAACTCAGCCATTGTTATGGGTGCGGGCGAAACAACCCGGATGGGTTGCAGGTGCAAAGCCACTGGGACGGCCAGACAGCCGTGGCCAGATACACCCCCAGGCCCGAGCATATTGCCGTTCCAGGCTTTGTCTATGGAGGATTGCTGGCTTCGCTGGTGGACTGTCACGGTGTCGGGACAGCCGCCGCGGCGGCCGGATTACGCCATGCCGAAGGAACACAGCTGGGGCGGTTTGTCACGGCATCGCTGCACGTGGATTTTCTCCGTCCAACCCCGCTTGGTGTTCAGCTGGAACTGCGCGGCAGGGTCAGGGAGCACAAACGCCGCAAGGTGGTGGTGGATGTGGAAGTCCTGGCGGGTGACGTGATCACGGTCCGGGGGGAGGGGGGGGCCGCGCCCATGCCCGCGGGCATGGAACTGGCCTGAAAAGATCACCGTGGGTGACGTTAACGCAAAAAAAGGCGGCTCATGGGCCGCCTTTTTTGCGTTAACGGAAACGTGAGGGAGGGCCTCACTCCGGAAACAGGCTTATGAATTCACCGTACCCCTCCCGGACCAGATCCTCCTTGGGAATAAACCGCAGGGCCGCCGAATTGATGCAGTAACGCAACCCTGTCGGTGCCGGACCGTCGGGGAAGACGTGGCCCAGATGGGAGTCGGCGTGCTTGCTGCGAACCTCGGTGCGGCGCATGAACAGCTTGCGGTCCACGTGCTCGGTGATGTTTTCCGGCTCAAGGGGCTTGGAAAAACTGGGCCAGCCCGTGCCGGAGTCAAATTTGTCCACGGTGCTGAACAGCGGTTCTCCGGAAACAATATCCACGTAAATGCCCGGGCGCTTGTTGTCCCAGTAGGCATTCTTGAACGGCGGTTCGGTTCCGTCTTCCTGGGTGACCTGGAACTGTAACGGGGTCAGCATCGTACGCAGCACATCCTGGGACGGCTTGGTAAACGGCGGGGTGAACCCCTTATTGCTTGCTGTTTTTGGGCGGACTTCGGTCTGGCTCCAGTGGGCATCGAGAAAGGGTTGGCGTCCGGAGAGCACCCGGTAGCGCTGATAGTGGGCCGGGTTGGTCGCGGAGTAGTTCTGGTGGTAGTCTTCGGCGGGGTAAAAGATCTGGGCCGCGAGGATCGGCGTGACCACGGGCTTGGCAAATCGTCCCGAGGCTTCCAGGCTCTGCTTGGAAGCCTCGGCGGCAATGCGCTGGGACTCGTTATGGTAAAAAATGGCCGTCTTGTATTGCGAACCACGATCCGCGAATTGTCCGCCGGGATCAGTGGGATCAATGGAGCGCCAGAAGGCGTCCAGAATGGCGGTGTAGGTCACTTTGGACGGGTCGAATCGCACCTGTACCGCTTCCACGTGGCCGGTGTCGCCGCCGACCACCTGCTGGTA from the Desulfonatronum thioautotrophicum genome contains:
- the msrB gene encoding peptide-methionine (R)-S-oxide reductase MsrB; the encoded protein is MQDTPNTTELATFAGGCFWCLESDLNKLDGVLEAISGYTGGHVEHPTYQQVVGGDTGHVEAVQVRFDPSKVTYTAILDAFWRSIDPTDPGGQFADRGSQYKTAIFYHNESQRIAAEASKQSLEASGRFAKPVVTPILAAQIFYPAEDYHQNYSATNPAHYQRYRVLSGRQPFLDAHWSQTEVRPKTASNKGFTPPFTKPSQDVLRTMLTPLQFQVTQEDGTEPPFKNAYWDNKRPGIYVDIVSGEPLFSTVDKFDSGTGWPSFSKPLEPENITEHVDRKLFMRRTEVRSKHADSHLGHVFPDGPAPTGLRYCINSAALRFIPKEDLVREGYGEFISLFPE
- a CDS encoding PaaI family thioesterase; the protein is MTAQFPTGSPEALPIQHQYAQELSHCYGCGRNNPDGLQVQSHWDGQTAVARYTPRPEHIAVPGFVYGGLLASLVDCHGVGTAAAAAGLRHAEGTQLGRFVTASLHVDFLRPTPLGVQLELRGRVREHKRRKVVVDVEVLAGDVITVRGEGGAAPMPAGMELA